TGCGCAGCGACTCGCTGGGCGGGCTGCTGGCCCACACCGACCTCGGCGACGTGCCGGTGAGCCGCCGATGCGCGCGGGTGCTGCGCGAGCAGTTGCTGCTGGCCGCCCAGCGCGGCGAACTCGGCCGCTCCGAGGGGCGGCCCTGATGCCGCACCGCGCCAAGCGGGTGGCGGTGACGAGCCCGCAGACCAGGCTCGCGCACGCGCGGGGCCGGGCACGCGGGCGCTGGCGGGTGCCGCGCCTGGACCAGGGCGACGCCGAGCGCGCGGCCGTACTGTACCGGCGCCAGCGCGCGCAGGGGCTGCTCGCCCTGGCGCTGATCACGGCGCTGCTGCTCGGCCTGCCCCTGCTGTTCGCGGCGTGGCCGGAACTGGACGGCGTCCGGCTGCTGGGCGTCCCGCTGTCCTGGCTGATGCTGGCGGTGCTGCCCTACCCCGCCATGGTGCTGCTGGCCGGCTGGCAGTTGCGCCGGGCCGAGCGCGCCGAGGAGCGCTGATGGTCGCGCTGCTCGCCGTCGCCCCCGTCGTGCTGGTGACCCTGCTGATCGGGCTGCGCGGGGTCGCGGCGATGCGCACCACGTCGGACTTCCTGGTGGCGTCGCGGCGGGTGTCGCCGCTGCTGAACTCCGCAGCGGTGTCCGGGGAGTACCTGTCGGCGGCGTCGTTCCTCGGCGTGGCCGGGTTGATCGTCAAGGACGGGATCGGGTCGCTGTGGTACCCGGTGGGCTTCACCGCCGGCTACATCACGATGCTCATCCTGGTGGCCGCGCCGATGCGCCGGTCGGGCGCGCTCACCGTGCCCGACTTCGCCGAGGCCCGGCTCGCCTCGCCCGCGCTGCGGCGGCTGAGCGCGCTGGTCGTACTCGTGATCGGCGTGCTGTACCTGGTGCCCCAGTTCCGCACCGCCGGCCTGGTGCTCAGCACGGTGAGCGCCACCCCGTACTGGGTGGGCGTGGTGATCGCGGGCACCGTCGTCAGCGCGACGATCGCGCTGGGCGGGATGCGCGCGGCGACCTACGTCCAGGCGTTCCAGTTCTGCCTGAAGCTGCTGCTGTTCATCGTCCCGGCCATCTGGCTGGTGGTGCAGGTCGGCCCGGACGTCCGCCACGACGCCGTGCACCCGGTCGAGTTCACCGTCTTCGGGCGCGACACGCCCGTGTCGTTCCAGGTCGACGTCACGCTGGAGGTCGAGGAGCCCACCCCGGTGATCGCCCCCGACGGCTCGGTCGCCGACCTGGAGCCGGGCCGGCACGCCGTGGAGGCCGGCCGCACCCTGGTCTTCGCCGAGGGCGCGCCCGTGCCGGAGGTCCGCGGCGGCGCGCCGCTGGGCGGCCCCGGCTGGCAGCGGCCCCTGCTCAACCTGGAGGACGCCGGGCACCCGCTGCTGGGCACGATGGCCGTGGTGGTCGCGATCGTGCTCGGGACGATGGGGCTGCCGCACATCCTGATGCGCTTCCACACCAGTCCCGACGGCCGCGCCGCGCGCAGGACCGCGGCGATCACCGTCGCGCTGCTGAGCGTCTTCTACCTGTTCCCCGGGATCTACGGCGCGCTGGGCCGGGTCCTGCTCCCCCAGCTCTACCTCTCCGGCGCGACCGACACCGTGGTCGTCGCGCTGCCGTCCCAGGTCGACACCGGCTGGGAGGGCACGCTGATGACCGCCCTGCTGACCGTGGGCGCGTTCGCAGCGTTCCTGGCCACGTCGCTCGGCCTGCTGCTGGTGATCTCCGGGGCGATCGCGCACGACCTCGTCCCCGCGGGGCTGCGCAGGCTCAGGTTCACCGCGGTGCCGGCCGCCGCCGCCATCGTCCTGCTCGCGCTACCCTCGGCGCACCTCGACGCCGGCCTGCTGGTGACCTGGGGTTTCACCGTCGCGGCCTCCACCTTCTGCCCCCTGCTCGTGCTGGGCATCTGGTGGTCCGGGCTGACGGCCGAGGGCGCGATCAGCGGCGTGATCGCCGGGCTGCTGGCGTCCTCGGGGGCCATCCTCGTCGCGCTGTTCGGCCCGCCCCTGGACGGCTGGCCGGCGATCCTGGTCATCCAGCCCGCGCCGTGGTCGGTGCCCCTGGCGTTCGCGACCATGGTGGCGGTCTCGCTGCGCGGCAGCCCTCCGCCCTGGTCAAGGAAGGCGGTGCTGCGGCTGCACCTCGACGAGGAGCACCTGCGCGGTTCCGCGCAGCGCCCGCCCGACGCCGCCTGATCCGGACCGGACCGCTCGACGCGGCCCCGGCGCCGCTCGTCGACCGTTCGTCGCACCGCTCGCTCATTCGAGCCCGGGAAGGTGTCGAGGCCGACCCCCCGCTCCTTAATGTGTCGCACGACACATCCCCGACAGTCGCGGAGGTCTGTGGTGACAGACATCGAGCACGACCGCACCGGCGGGCAGCCGCCCGACGGCGAGTGGGAGAGGATCCAGGCGAGCCCCGACTTCACGGAGCTGCGCAGGCGGCTGCGCGTCTTCGTGTTCCCGATGACGGCGTTCTTCATCGTCTGGTACCTGCTCTACGTCCTGCTGGCCGCCTACGCGAGCGACTTCATGGCGATCAAGCTGGTCGGCAACATCAACGTCGGCCTGGTCTTCGGCCTGCTGCAGTTCGTGTCGACCTTCGTGATCACCGGGCTGTACGTCTGCTACGCCAACCGCCGTCTGGACCCGATGGCCGACAAGATCCGCGAGGAGATCGAGGGGGCTGCGAAGTGAACGGAACCTCCACCGCCCTCGCGCAGGAGTCGCAGGTGATCGAGGGCATCAACCCGGTGCTGAACTTCAGCATCTTCGGCGCCTTCGTCCTGATCACCCTGATCATCGTGTTCCGGGCGAGCCGCAACACCAAGACCGCCTCCGACTACTACGCCGCGGGCCGGGCGTTCAGCGGCCCGCAGAACGGCATCGCGATCGCCGGCGACTACCTGTCGGCCGCGTCGTTCCTCGGCATCTGCGGCGCCATCGCACTCAACGGCTACGACGGCTTCCTCTACTCGATCGGCTTCCTGGTGGCCTGGCTGGTCGCCCTGCTGCTGGTCGCCGAGCTGCTGCGCAACACCGGCAAGTTCACCATGGGCGACGTGCTGGCCTTCCGGATGCGCCAGCGGCCGGTCCGCGCCGCCGCGGCGGTCTCCACCCTCGCGGTGTCCTTCTTCTATCTGCTGGCCCAGATGGCCGGCGGCGGCGGCCTGGTCAACCTGCTGCTGGGCATCCAGAGCGGGGCCGGGCAGAACGCGGTGATCGCCGCCGTCGGCGTCGTGATGATCATCTACGTACTGATCGGCGGCATGAAGGGCACCACCTGGGTGCAGATCATCAAGGCCGTGCTGCTGATCACGGGCGCCTTCGCGATGACCGTGTGGGTGCTCGCCATGTACGGCTTCAACCTCTCCGGGCTGCTCGCCGAGGCGGTCGCCGCGGAGGGCGGCAAGGGCGAGGCGCTGCTCTCGCCGGGCGCGCAGTACGGCCTGAGCGAGATCACCAAGCTCGACTTCCTGTCCCTGGCCATCGCCCTGGTGCTCGGCACGGCCGGCCTGCCGCACGTCCTGATGCGCTTCTACACCGTGCCGACGGCGAAGGAGGCGCGGCGCTCGGTGGTGTGGGCGATCGCGCTGATCGGCACCTTCTACCTGTTCACCCTGGTCCTGGGCTACGGCGCGGCCGCGCTGGTGGGGCCGGCGCAGATCAACGCGGCTCCGGGCGGGGTCAACTCCGCGGCGCCGCTGCTGGCCCTGGCGCTGGGCGGTCCGGTCCTGCTCGGGTTCATCGCGGCGGTCGCCTTCGCCACGATCCTGGCGGTGGTGGCTGGGCTGACGATCACGGCGTCGGCCTCGTTCGCGCACGACGTCTACGCCAACGTGATCAAGAAGGGCGCGGCCGACAGCAAGGGCGGCGAGGTCAGGGTCGCCCGGATCACCGCGCTGGTGATCGGCGCGGCCGCGATCCTCGGCGGCATCCTGGCCAAGGAGCAGAACGTGGCCTTCCTGGTCGCGCTCGCGTTCGCGGTCGCGGCGTCGGCGAACCTGCCCACGATCCTGTACTCGCTGTTCTGGAAGCGGTTCAACACCTCGGGCGCGCTGTGGAGCATCTACGGCGGACTCACGGTGACGATCACGCTGATCGTGTTCTCGCCCGCGGTCTCCGGCAGCGAGAGCGCCATGATCCAGGGCGTGGACTTCCACTGGTTCCCGCTGTCCAACCCCGGCCTGGTGTCGATCCCCCTGTCGTTCTTCCTCGGCTGGCTCGGCACGGTGATGTCGAAGGACGGCAACGGCAGGAAGCAGGCCGAAATGGAGGTTCGTTCCCTGACCGGTGCGGGCGCGGAGAAGGCCACCGCGCACTGACCCTCCCCACTGGGTGGCACCCCTCCCCCACCCAGGGCGGCCCCGGACGCGTTCGGCGTCCGGGGCCGTTTTCGTCCACCGGCGATCTCGGCCTTTTGGGGGTTGTCGCACCGTTTTCAGGCCCCGCACGGTCAAGATCGGCGGAGGTCCCCGGACCGGTCTCCCCGTTCACGCGGTGGCGTGGGGATCCCCCGGATCTCCACGCCACCGCGGTGCCGTCGCCTGTGGCGACCCGGCCCGGCTATATGGCTCGGACCGAGCTCAACCGGCCGCCCGCGTAGTCGTTCAGGAGCCCGGGACGACCACCGCGCGGCCCTGGATGCGGCCCGCCTCCATGCGCTCGTAGATCTCCGGGCCCTCCTCCAGGCCGTAGCGCTCCACGTGGACGCCGACCGCCCCCTGCCGGGCCAGCTCCACCAGTTCGATCAGTTCCGAGCGCGTTCCCCAGTAGGTGGTGCCCACGCGCGTGCCGTACGGGGGCGACCCGAACGACACGGGGAGCACCCCGCCGGCGATGCCGACCACGGTGATGTCGGCGTCCATGCCGACCATCTGCGCGGCGAGGTCCACCGTGGCCTGCGCCCCCACGAAGTCGAACACCGCCGTCGCGCCGGTGCCGCCGGTCAGTTCGCGCACCGTCCGCACGGCGCCCTCGTCCGAGGGCAGCGCGTGGTGCGCCCCGCTGCGCAGCGCCAGTTCGCGGCTCTCCTCCCGGACGTCCAGGGCCACCACGGTGGTCGCCGAGACCGCGCGCAGCAGTTGGATGCCGACGTGGCCGAGCCCGCCCGCGCCGATGACCACCGCGGTGCCACCCGCGTGGAGGCGGGGCAGGGACCGCTTGATCGCGTGGTACGGGGTGAGCCCGGCGTCGGTGAGCGGGACGGTCCGCACCGGGTCGAGGTCCCCGATCGGCACCACGTGGCGTTCGGAGTCCACCAGCAGGTACTCGGCCAGCGCGCCGGGCCGGCCCAGTCCCGGAGGCCGGATGCCCAGCTCGGCGGCGCGCGGGCAGTAGTTCTCCATGCCCAGTGAGCACGCCCGGCAGGTGCCGCAGCCCCACGGCCCGTAGACCACCACGGAGTCGCCCACCGCCACGCTGCCGACGTCGGCGCCCACGGCCTCGACCCGCCCGGCGCCCTCGTGGCCCAGCGTGAGCGGCAGCGGGTACGGGAAGGCGTCGGCGGGCCAGCCCATCACCGCCAGGTCGGAGTGGCAGACCCCCGCCGCGGTGACCTTCAGCAGGATCTGCCCGGGTCCGGGTTCGGGCGCATCGACGTCGACGACCCTCGGCGGCTCCCCGACCTCCAGGTACTGCACGGCTCGCATCGGCCTCCCTCTCCCCCTTCGCAGCGGCGCCCCCGTCATCGGCGCACGTCAGGGCCTCTATCCACTCCGGCCGCCCCCATGCCTGGCGGCGCGGTACCGTCCCGCGGCGCGTGGGAGGCCGTCAGTCCGTGCCCACCTCGTCGGCCCAGACCTCCAGCCCCGCCGTGAACCCCCTCAAGTCGTCCGGGGACAGGCGTTCCAGCACGCGCAGCAGCGGGGCCGCGCGCTGCGCCATGAACACCCGCATCGGCTCGCGGTAGGCGTCGGCCAGTGTGACGAGGGTGCGCCGGCGGTTCCCCGGGTCGGCGCGGCGGACGACCAGGCCCACGTATGCGAGGTCGCCGACCAGCTCGCTGACGGTCGAGAGCCGCACGCCCAGCCGGGCGGACAGTCCGCTCACGCTGAGCTCCTGACCGAGGGTGAGCTGCGCCAGGACGCCGCCGTGCCGACCAGTGAGGCTGTGGCGCCGGAACACCTTCTGGAGCTCTTCGGGCATTTCGTCGGGGGCGCGCCGGTAGTAGGCCTCCAGCAGCGGAACGAAGCGCAGCACGCCCTCCACCAGCTCCGGGTCCGGCAGCCGAGGTTCGGCGGAGTCCTCCTGCTGGTCCATGCCCCGATGCTACCGAGCGCGGAAATCCCGAGTGCCACCGGAATTCCGCCGGAGCGGTGGACCGGGGAAAGGGGGGCCACAACGAGTGGCGGAGAAAGCGGAGGAGCTCGGCGGGGAACCGGTGCCGCCCGCTCACACCGGTCGGCACAGCAGTGGCAGCGCCACCATG
This sequence is a window from Spinactinospora alkalitolerans. Protein-coding genes within it:
- a CDS encoding sodium/solute symporter is translated as MVALLAVAPVVLVTLLIGLRGVAAMRTTSDFLVASRRVSPLLNSAAVSGEYLSAASFLGVAGLIVKDGIGSLWYPVGFTAGYITMLILVAAPMRRSGALTVPDFAEARLASPALRRLSALVVLVIGVLYLVPQFRTAGLVLSTVSATPYWVGVVIAGTVVSATIALGGMRAATYVQAFQFCLKLLLFIVPAIWLVVQVGPDVRHDAVHPVEFTVFGRDTPVSFQVDVTLEVEEPTPVIAPDGSVADLEPGRHAVEAGRTLVFAEGAPVPEVRGGAPLGGPGWQRPLLNLEDAGHPLLGTMAVVVAIVLGTMGLPHILMRFHTSPDGRAARRTAAITVALLSVFYLFPGIYGALGRVLLPQLYLSGATDTVVVALPSQVDTGWEGTLMTALLTVGAFAAFLATSLGLLLVISGAIAHDLVPAGLRRLRFTAVPAAAAIVLLALPSAHLDAGLLVTWGFTVAASTFCPLLVLGIWWSGLTAEGAISGVIAGLLASSGAILVALFGPPLDGWPAILVIQPAPWSVPLAFATMVAVSLRGSPPPWSRKAVLRLHLDEEHLRGSAQRPPDAA
- a CDS encoding solute symporter family protein, with protein sequence MEGINPVLNFSIFGAFVLITLIIVFRASRNTKTASDYYAAGRAFSGPQNGIAIAGDYLSAASFLGICGAIALNGYDGFLYSIGFLVAWLVALLLVAELLRNTGKFTMGDVLAFRMRQRPVRAAAAVSTLAVSFFYLLAQMAGGGGLVNLLLGIQSGAGQNAVIAAVGVVMIIYVLIGGMKGTTWVQIIKAVLLITGAFAMTVWVLAMYGFNLSGLLAEAVAAEGGKGEALLSPGAQYGLSEITKLDFLSLAIALVLGTAGLPHVLMRFYTVPTAKEARRSVVWAIALIGTFYLFTLVLGYGAAALVGPAQINAAPGGVNSAAPLLALALGGPVLLGFIAAVAFATILAVVAGLTITASASFAHDVYANVIKKGAADSKGGEVRVARITALVIGAAAILGGILAKEQNVAFLVALAFAVAASANLPTILYSLFWKRFNTSGALWSIYGGLTVTITLIVFSPAVSGSESAMIQGVDFHWFPLSNPGLVSIPLSFFLGWLGTVMSKDGNGRKQAEMEVRSLTGAGAEKATAH
- a CDS encoding NAD(P)-dependent alcohol dehydrogenase, which gives rise to MRAVQYLEVGEPPRVVDVDAPEPGPGQILLKVTAAGVCHSDLAVMGWPADAFPYPLPLTLGHEGAGRVEAVGADVGSVAVGDSVVVYGPWGCGTCRACSLGMENYCPRAAELGIRPPGLGRPGALAEYLLVDSERHVVPIGDLDPVRTVPLTDAGLTPYHAIKRSLPRLHAGGTAVVIGAGGLGHVGIQLLRAVSATTVVALDVREESRELALRSGAHHALPSDEGAVRTVRELTGGTGATAVFDFVGAQATVDLAAQMVGMDADITVVGIAGGVLPVSFGSPPYGTRVGTTYWGTRSELIELVELARQGAVGVHVERYGLEEGPEIYERMEAGRIQGRAVVVPGS
- a CDS encoding DUF485 domain-containing protein, which encodes MTDIEHDRTGGQPPDGEWERIQASPDFTELRRRLRVFVFPMTAFFIVWYLLYVLLAAYASDFMAIKLVGNINVGLVFGLLQFVSTFVITGLYVCYANRRLDPMADKIREEIEGAAK
- a CDS encoding MarR family winged helix-turn-helix transcriptional regulator, yielding MDQQEDSAEPRLPDPELVEGVLRFVPLLEAYYRRAPDEMPEELQKVFRRHSLTGRHGGVLAQLTLGQELSVSGLSARLGVRLSTVSELVGDLAYVGLVVRRADPGNRRRTLVTLADAYREPMRVFMAQRAAPLLRVLERLSPDDLRGFTAGLEVWADEVGTD